A window of Rhodothermales bacterium genomic DNA:
CCACCGGGACCTGCAGCTCACGAAGGAAGCCGTCATGCGGGCGTTCCTGCGTGGAAAGGACCTTTTGGACGCCATGGATGCCATGCTCCCGGAAATCGCCTTCAACCCCGACAAGCTGGAGGCGGCGCGCACGCCGGACCTGTATGCCACGGCGAGCGCATTGGAACGGGTAAGCAAGGGCGTACCCTTTCGCACCGCCTATGTGGAATCGGCCAGCGACAAGGCCGACTGGGAACGGCAGCGCCAGCAGGCCGCCGCCGAACAGTACCGGCACGCAGGGGCGCCGGGACAAACCCGCACAACCGTGCTCCGCGCCGAGCTGAAAGAGCTGACGTCCTTCTAACCCACCCGGAACACGTAACTCAGCTTCATGAACAGGCCGTCATTCAGGCGGCGCGTATTCCGCAGCTGGAACGCCTCGGGCTCGCTCATGGTGTTGCCGTATCCCAGGAAGAACACCGTCCCGGGCGACGGGCGGTAGGACAGGAGCCAGTCCACATGGATGACGTTCCGTTCGCGTTCCTGCGTCCGGTGGTAGGTGCCGGTTTCGCGGTCCAGAATGAGGATGGGGTCGTCCGTCCGGGAATTGTCACGGAGCTCATCCCGGAAGTTGGAATCGTACTCGCCCACCAGGCGCACGAAGAAGGAGGGGGTGATCTGGTATTCCACGCGCAGCCGCGGCACCCGTCGCAAGCCGACCGTGCTCTTGTCATCCGCCCGAACGTAGTGCTGGTGGTTGTACAGGAGCTGGGCGCGGAGCTGGTCGGTCGGGTTGTAGTTGAGCGTGATGGTGGCGAAGTAAATATCGGCCGGTGCCCACTCGAAGAAGTTGTCGTCGCGACCGCCGACCAGGAAAAGGTTGGCGGAAAAAGCGTTCAGACGCGGGGTATTCAAGGTGGTCCAGAACCCCAGATTCTGCAAGCGGTCCGTGCCCGAGTAGGCAACGGTATCGACCGGGACGCCGTTTTCGTGCCGCTCCACGAAATAATCGGTGTACAGCTGGTACGGATACTTGAAGGACTCGTAGAAGATGGACGTGCCGCCCGACCAGCCGCCCTTGAGCGAATAGCCGGTGTTGAAATGCAGTTTCCGGTCGTTGGGGCCCGTTCCAGCCGTGAACCGGTCGTAGTCCCAACGTCCATCGAACGTGAGGCCGAAGGTGAAGCTCTCCAGCATGTCGCCCTCGTCGCCGAACCACGTGCGCCGCGGCACGAAGGTGGCCTGGGCCACGTCCACGCGCTGGATGAAGCCCGATTCCGCGTTGAACTCCCCGTGGTAGCCGGTCGTCGTGAACGTCGCGCCGTACGTGCGCCCATTGGCCCCCATCGCCATTCGCCACATGGGCGCCGACACGGTCTCGCCCACACCGCCCGTGAAGCTCATGGCACCTTGCCAGGTCATGGACCAGATCTTGCTCCAGACCAGGCGTCCGTCCAGGGCCGCCACGCGGTTCCAGTGGTCGCCGTCAATCTTGTCGGTATAGACCATTCCGACGGAATTCTGTCCCGACAGGTCCCGTTTCAGGCGGACGGCATTGAAATAGCGGGCATCCAGGTCCGACAGGTACCGGGCCGAATTGTCGACCGCGCTCAGCAATGCGACATTCAGGTTGCCCTGCTTGCCCGTCAGCTTCACGGCGCTGACGGGGTTCGCA
This region includes:
- a CDS encoding DUF5916 domain-containing protein, which produces MSRFRPTAETAFALIFFSAGLLDPLTAWSQDVRIPRVETGSITVDGVLDEPVWSQAAVLSGFQDYVPIDNRPAEDSTHVLVWYSPTAIHFGIRAFEPHGQVRATLADRDKISGDDFIQIVLDTYNDRRQAISIGVNPLGQQADGILRDSENSGSFRSQSSTGFTTDTSPDFRFESKGRLTPEGYVVEISVPFKSLRYQPGFEQDWGFNVIRRIQHSGYTSTWTAVRQGNASFMAQNGVLVGLTDLRRGLVLDVNPELTGGADRGPGAGTKFDANARDPLGVNVRWGVTNNLTLNGTVNPDFSQVEADAAQIQFDPREAVFISERRPFFLDGIEQFQSPTNLIYTRRIANPVSAVKLTGKQGNLNVALLSAVDNSARYLSDLDARYFNAVRLKRDLSGQNSVGMVYTDKIDGDHWNRVAALDGRLVWSKIWSMTWQGAMSFTGGVGETVSAPMWRMAMGANGRTYGATFTTTGYHGEFNAESGFIQRVDVAQATFVPRRTWFGDEGDMLESFTFGLTFDGRWDYDRFTAGTGPNDRKLHFNTGYSLKGGWSGGTSIFYESFKYPYQLYTDYFVERHENGVPVDTVAYSGTDRLQNLGFWTTLNTPRLNAFSANLFLVGGRDDNFFEWAPADIYFATITLNYNPTDQLRAQLLYNHQHYVRADDKSTVGLRRVPRLRVEYQITPSFFVRLVGEYDSNFRDELRDNSRTDDPILILDRETGTYHRTQERERNVIHVDWLLSYRPSPGTVFFLGYGNTMSEPEAFQLRNTRRLNDGLFMKLSYVFRVG